One window of the Runella slithyformis DSM 19594 genome contains the following:
- a CDS encoding DUF3570 domain-containing protein, producing the protein MKKLTIAVGLYISMLAGIRAQEKTLPANPNYQPKKLKIEEVNFVTSYYHQNGNNSAVTGGIGTEKLTDFGNTIDLKWSRTDLKNRKHSLTFDLGVDTYTSASSDKINPNPVTAGTLTGASSGKGTSANIQPVQAVTSASGRGGKTSRTPQYSDPNAVISLTSASYRDTRIYPTVGWSVRNDKTGTTLGLTTSFSTEYDYKSGGVGLNFVKSSRDNNTELGIKLNAFFDTWSVILPVELRPAGYGSGAKSDPTPISYKPRNSFSAAISLAKVMNARLQMSLVAEPSYQEGLLSTPYHRVYFLGGTEGLEKLPGTRLKLPLGLRANYFFGDRYIVRTFYRYYLDDWGMTAHTVNLETSVRLSPFVAISPFYRFHTQNGIRYFAPYQQNAAASEFHTSDYDLSTLQSHFVGAGVKLMPLNGLMHWKHFNTLELRFGHYIRSTGLVANSLTLAAKFK; encoded by the coding sequence ATGAAAAAACTAACCATCGCGGTAGGCCTGTATATCAGCATGTTGGCGGGCATTCGTGCGCAGGAGAAGACCCTCCCTGCTAACCCCAACTACCAACCTAAAAAGTTAAAGATCGAAGAGGTTAATTTTGTGACCAGCTATTACCACCAGAATGGGAATAATTCGGCCGTAACGGGCGGCATCGGCACCGAAAAACTAACGGATTTTGGTAATACGATTGATTTGAAATGGTCAAGAACAGACCTCAAAAACCGAAAACATTCGCTGACGTTTGATCTCGGCGTTGATACGTATACGTCTGCGTCGTCGGATAAGATCAATCCCAATCCGGTTACTGCCGGAACGCTTACGGGTGCCTCTTCCGGCAAAGGTACCTCGGCCAATATTCAGCCCGTACAGGCGGTGACGTCGGCGTCGGGGCGGGGCGGAAAAACCTCAAGAACCCCGCAATACAGTGATCCTAATGCGGTGATTTCGCTCACGTCGGCCTCGTACCGCGATACACGCATCTATCCGACAGTGGGCTGGTCGGTCAGGAACGATAAAACCGGAACAACTCTGGGGCTGACAACCTCCTTTTCAACCGAGTATGATTATAAATCGGGTGGGGTAGGGCTTAATTTTGTGAAATCATCCCGTGATAATAATACGGAGTTAGGCATAAAACTGAACGCATTCTTTGATACATGGTCTGTCATTTTGCCCGTGGAACTTCGACCGGCAGGATATGGTTCCGGAGCTAAAAGTGACCCGACCCCCATCAGCTACAAGCCAAGGAATTCATTTTCAGCGGCAATATCACTGGCGAAGGTCATGAATGCACGCTTGCAGATGTCGCTGGTGGCCGAGCCTTCGTATCAGGAAGGACTGCTGAGCACCCCCTATCACCGGGTGTATTTTCTGGGAGGAACGGAAGGACTGGAAAAGCTCCCGGGAACGCGCCTGAAACTGCCGCTGGGACTGCGGGCCAACTACTTTTTTGGGGACCGGTACATCGTTCGTACATTCTACCGCTATTATCTGGATGATTGGGGCATGACGGCCCATACCGTCAATCTGGAAACATCGGTGCGGCTTTCGCCTTTTGTGGCGATCAGTCCTTTCTATCGTTTTCATACCCAAAACGGCATCCGTTATTTTGCGCCCTATCAACAAAATGCTGCTGCGAGCGAGTTTCACACTTCAGATTACGATTTGTCAACCCTTCAAAGCCATTTTGTCGGTGCCGGTGTCAAGTTAATGCCCTTGAACGGGCTGATGCATTGGAAGCATTTCAATACGCTGGAGCTTCGTTTCGGCCATTATATTCGAAGTACGGGCTTAGTCGCCAACAGTCTGACGCTGGCGGCTAAGTTCAAATAA
- a CDS encoding SDR family oxidoreductase yields MKLAHQTAIITGSSSGIGRAIAVAFGREGANVVVNYNSSRAKAMEVVQQIKAEGGDAIAVKANVGKEADVLKMFQKAVEAFGQVDILVANSGIQDDAPFLKMTIDQWNNVITTNLTGQFLCAREAAKHFVAQAEGTTTPRAIGKIICMSSVHDMIPWAGHINYAASKGGVLMFMKSIAQELAPLRIRVNAISPGAIQTPINKSVWSSEENRQALMKLIPYRRIGQPEDVAKAAVWLASDDSDYVTGETLYVDGGMMLYPEFSDNG; encoded by the coding sequence ATGAAATTAGCTCATCAAACCGCCATCATTACCGGTTCAAGTTCGGGGATTGGTCGCGCCATTGCCGTAGCCTTCGGGCGGGAAGGGGCCAACGTGGTCGTCAATTACAACAGCAGTCGGGCCAAAGCCATGGAGGTCGTCCAACAGATCAAAGCCGAAGGCGGCGATGCCATTGCGGTCAAAGCCAACGTGGGCAAAGAAGCCGACGTGCTGAAAATGTTCCAAAAAGCGGTGGAGGCGTTTGGACAGGTCGATATTTTGGTGGCCAACAGCGGCATTCAGGACGATGCCCCTTTCCTGAAAATGACCATTGACCAGTGGAACAACGTCATCACGACCAACCTGACGGGCCAGTTTCTGTGCGCCCGCGAAGCCGCCAAACACTTTGTGGCGCAGGCCGAAGGCACGACGACTCCCCGCGCCATTGGAAAGATCATCTGCATGAGCTCCGTACATGACATGATTCCGTGGGCGGGCCACATCAATTATGCGGCTTCCAAAGGGGGCGTGCTGATGTTCATGAAGTCGATCGCGCAGGAGCTGGCCCCGCTCAGGATCCGCGTCAACGCCATCAGCCCCGGAGCGATCCAGACGCCGATCAACAAAAGTGTGTGGTCGTCGGAAGAAAACAGACAGGCATTAATGAAACTGATTCCATACCGCCGCATCGGTCAGCCCGAAGACGTAGCCAAAGCGGCCGTATGGCTGGCGTCCGATGATTCGGACTATGTGACGGGAGAAACGCTTTACGTCGACGGCGGCATGATGCTCTATCCGGAGTTTTCGGACAATGGATGA
- a CDS encoding response regulator transcription factor: MKITYILYGIGLGLLLIVLKLIEYQFLVRMHTFEIYGALIAALFLGVGLWAGLQLTQKAPAPSVIVQGPPPFDADKVKALGITQREQEVLELITQGLSNQEIADRLFVSLNTVKTHSARLFEKLDVNSRTKAIHRAKELGVIRVN, encoded by the coding sequence ATGAAAATAACCTATATTTTATACGGCATTGGGTTAGGACTGTTGCTCATTGTGCTCAAACTCATTGAGTACCAATTCCTGGTACGAATGCATACTTTTGAAATCTACGGCGCACTCATCGCCGCCCTGTTTTTGGGAGTAGGTCTTTGGGCGGGCCTCCAACTGACCCAAAAAGCCCCCGCTCCTTCCGTCATCGTTCAGGGGCCGCCGCCGTTTGATGCAGACAAGGTCAAAGCATTGGGCATCACCCAACGCGAGCAGGAAGTGCTGGAACTGATCACGCAGGGATTGAGTAATCAGGAGATCGCCGACCGACTGTTTGTGTCACTCAATACCGTCAAAACACATTCGGCCCGGCTGTTTGAAAAATTGGACGTCAACAGCCGCACCAAAGCCATCCACCGGGCCAAAGAATTGGGGGTAATACGGGTAAACTAA
- a CDS encoding DUF4199 domain-containing protein: MQKTIMRFGLLSGAVSSILLILLTSTGRAVGLQTFAEYGAWLGFTSIILSLSLVYFGIRSYRDQHSAGKITFGKAFQIGILVTVISCVCYSITWGIFYFHFFPTFMEDYGSYQLQRMKESGESAAAIAQQAAELRRVNEQYQNPFYNFAITFMEPFPIGLLMTLVSALALKKK; encoded by the coding sequence ATGCAAAAGACAATTATGCGCTTCGGACTGCTTTCGGGTGCCGTTTCTTCCATTTTACTGATTTTACTGACGTCCACTGGCCGCGCTGTCGGACTCCAAACCTTTGCGGAGTATGGCGCATGGCTGGGGTTCACGTCCATCATTCTCTCGTTATCATTGGTGTATTTCGGCATTCGCTCGTACCGCGACCAACACAGCGCCGGAAAGATCACGTTTGGAAAGGCATTCCAAATCGGGATTTTGGTAACGGTCATTTCCTGCGTTTGCTACTCCATCACCTGGGGAATCTTTTACTTTCATTTTTTTCCTACCTTCATGGAGGATTACGGGTCGTATCAACTTCAGAGGATGAAAGAGAGCGGCGAAAGTGCCGCCGCTATCGCCCAACAGGCCGCCGAACTGCGCCGAGTCAATGAGCAATACCAAAATCCGTTCTACAATTTTGCCATCACCTTCATGGAGCCTTTTCCCATAGGCCTGCTCATGACCCTGGTCTCCGCACTGGCGCTGAAGAAGAAATGA
- a CDS encoding helix-turn-helix transcriptional regulator has translation MKKIIQTQYERFQKINERLNRWKGQVVHKTELMRLCECSERTIKQDIADMRTLYDAPIDYDFKVKGYFYRSPFDLEMRVHLTKNELAALEAAVGTLTQFSHLEPFRELQSAVSKLDQAVKYRFRHPNGESRGIQFENVPLLPGGELIGPLLEAIRGRQWVRFSYRKFENELADDYDLFPYLLKEHRNRWYLLGWARNRKGIRTFGLERINPLSLQRTDIVDEAPAFDAGRYFEKAMGVAIYEDRAPEEVILSFTPFQANYFKTQPFFPYRPEQVLVDDAAEFRVRLHLIINKELVYELARMGADVCVLAPEQLVREMRDFHRKAVERYAVLNDE, from the coding sequence ATGAAAAAAATTATTCAAACCCAATACGAACGTTTTCAGAAGATCAACGAGCGGCTTAACCGATGGAAGGGCCAAGTGGTCCATAAAACCGAACTGATGCGGTTGTGTGAGTGCAGCGAACGAACCATCAAACAGGATATTGCCGATATGCGTACGTTGTACGACGCACCCATTGATTATGATTTTAAAGTAAAGGGGTATTTTTATCGTTCTCCGTTTGATCTGGAAATGCGGGTGCATCTGACCAAAAACGAACTGGCGGCCCTCGAAGCCGCCGTCGGTACGCTGACGCAGTTCAGTCACCTCGAACCGTTTCGGGAGTTGCAGTCGGCGGTTTCTAAGTTAGATCAGGCGGTCAAATACCGATTTCGTCACCCCAACGGTGAAAGTCGCGGCATTCAGTTTGAGAATGTTCCGCTGCTGCCCGGCGGCGAGCTCATCGGTCCGTTGTTGGAAGCCATTCGCGGCCGTCAATGGGTTCGTTTTTCGTACCGAAAGTTTGAAAATGAGTTGGCCGACGACTACGACCTGTTTCCGTACCTCCTCAAAGAGCACCGCAACCGCTGGTATCTTCTGGGCTGGGCCCGCAATCGAAAAGGGATCCGTACGTTTGGCTTGGAACGGATCAATCCGCTGTCGCTGCAACGGACCGACATTGTCGACGAAGCGCCCGCTTTTGATGCGGGGCGGTATTTTGAGAAAGCGATGGGCGTGGCCATATACGAAGACCGCGCGCCCGAAGAGGTGATCCTGTCTTTTACGCCGTTTCAGGCCAACTACTTTAAGACCCAGCCGTTTTTTCCGTATCGACCCGAACAGGTCCTGGTGGATGATGCCGCCGAATTCAGGGTAAGGCTGCACCTCATCATCAACAAAGAACTGGTGTACGAGCTCGCCCGCATGGGCGCAGATGTATGCGTATTGGCCCCGGAGCAATTGGTCCGGGAAATGCGCGACTTTCATCGAAAAGCAGTGGAACGGTATGCCGTTTTGAATGACGAATGA
- the cas6 gene encoding CRISPR-associated endoribonuclease Cas6 produces the protein MRIHLKISANKAPVPFDHLPYLVGAFHKWLGQNELHGDVSLHSFSWLNGGKGTAKGLIFETGATWFISAFDETVIKQLIIGIQDSPEICFGMTVREIMIQETPDFESPKRFTLNSPVLLKGHDTPKTQKKHLEFSDPESDEALTKILTNKLTKAGLDSTGVKVYFDRTYQNAKTKLVNYRGIGNKASICPVIVEGTPEQIGFAWNVGMGHSTGIGFGALN, from the coding sequence ATGAGAATACACTTAAAAATATCAGCCAATAAGGCCCCTGTACCATTCGACCACCTACCCTATTTAGTGGGCGCTTTTCATAAATGGCTGGGTCAAAACGAGCTCCACGGCGATGTGTCGCTACATTCATTTTCATGGTTAAATGGAGGTAAAGGAACTGCCAAAGGATTAATTTTTGAAACCGGAGCGACTTGGTTTATCAGTGCTTTTGACGAAACAGTCATAAAGCAGCTCATTATCGGTATCCAAGATTCCCCTGAAATATGTTTCGGCATGACTGTACGGGAGATAATGATTCAGGAAACCCCTGATTTTGAGTCCCCAAAGCGATTTACTTTGAATAGCCCGGTCTTACTGAAAGGCCATGACACACCAAAAACTCAGAAAAAGCACTTGGAATTTTCAGATCCCGAGAGTGATGAGGCTTTGACGAAGATACTCACCAACAAACTCACCAAAGCAGGGCTTGACAGCACAGGCGTAAAAGTTTACTTTGACAGAACGTACCAGAATGCCAAAACCAAATTGGTCAATTACCGAGGCATTGGTAACAAGGCCAGTATCTGCCCCGTCATAGTAGAAGGAACACCTGAGCAAATCGGTTTTGCATGGAATGTAGGAATGGGTCATTCAACAGGAATAGGATTTGGCGCTCTAAACTGA
- a CDS encoding CRISPR-associated helicase/endonuclease Cas3, translated as MNTLFAKSGPEWTTLAHHLLHVSIAAKAFAKHLGIDETLAFKGAILHDIGKAHPAFQQRLLGKSKSTKVFRHEISSLFFLSVFPENEHPALIEMVVGHHKSAKNDVGEKGLLDLENGYDYVDHHLGKWDEWSLYGIELLNQFGIEAKPIPVEQALQNLETAVKFTKRKSNERGYSEWRGLLMGADHFASAVIHDTQTFIERTFQKPNLSFYERTSPLYPLSQKTDYKSGKKHSIVVACTGAGKTDYLFKRCKGRVFYTLPFQASINAMFKRVAKDLEKTNPNLDIRVLHGASTVVKRKKDEEESVLQSLFGSAVKILTPHQLAALAFGLKGYEALLLDLKGCDIILDEIHTYTGVSQAIVLKLVEILKIIDCRIHIGTATMPSVLYHKILHILGDDVLEVCLEEAELDQFDRHRTHKLATFEDSQGVIFDAIQKSEKVLVVLNQVEKSQVVYDSLKKIYPNIPILLLHSRFRRGDRNDKERQLIGLDDFGEPTGEFNTSNEACIVVSTQIVEVSLDISFDVMVTETAPLDAMVQRFGRVNRKRTLDTIGKIKNVYIIAPPEGKKEARPYDPDILQKSFNALSDNEVLKERDLQNKIDTVFTEIDFLNIEEHSKFKSDGRITIDKLTHVSKSILFELLDIDSVACIREADQEEYETSYFERRLELEIPVRYFSVHKMNQSEKGNKPFIIPDKAYDMEKGLMLKSIKEENLDSKYQLL; from the coding sequence ATGAATACGTTATTTGCAAAATCAGGTCCGGAATGGACCACTCTCGCGCATCACCTTCTTCATGTTTCAATAGCTGCAAAAGCCTTTGCAAAGCATCTTGGCATAGATGAAACGTTGGCTTTTAAAGGAGCAATCTTACACGATATTGGTAAAGCGCATCCTGCCTTTCAGCAAAGATTACTGGGAAAATCAAAAAGCACGAAGGTGTTCAGGCACGAAATAAGTTCATTATTTTTTCTCTCAGTATTTCCTGAAAATGAACACCCTGCACTAATTGAAATGGTGGTAGGCCACCATAAATCCGCCAAAAACGATGTAGGAGAAAAAGGGCTTTTGGATTTAGAAAATGGTTATGACTACGTAGATCATCATTTAGGCAAGTGGGATGAATGGAGTTTATATGGTATAGAATTACTGAACCAATTTGGGATTGAAGCAAAACCTATACCGGTAGAACAGGCATTACAAAATCTGGAAACAGCCGTAAAATTTACCAAGCGAAAATCAAATGAAAGAGGCTACTCTGAGTGGAGGGGGCTTTTGATGGGGGCTGACCATTTTGCATCTGCCGTAATCCATGATACTCAAACGTTTATTGAACGAACATTTCAAAAACCAAATCTTAGTTTTTACGAAAGAACCAGTCCACTTTATCCATTGTCACAAAAAACGGACTACAAGTCAGGCAAAAAACACAGCATTGTAGTTGCTTGTACAGGTGCCGGAAAGACTGATTACCTTTTTAAAAGATGTAAAGGCAGAGTATTTTATACGCTCCCATTTCAGGCTTCTATCAATGCTATGTTCAAGAGAGTGGCCAAAGACCTTGAAAAAACAAACCCTAACCTTGATATACGAGTACTTCATGGTGCGTCAACGGTCGTAAAACGTAAAAAAGACGAAGAAGAAAGTGTTTTGCAGTCGTTATTTGGTTCTGCGGTAAAAATCTTGACACCCCACCAGTTAGCGGCACTAGCCTTTGGATTGAAAGGTTACGAAGCCTTGCTTTTAGATTTAAAAGGGTGTGATATTATTTTAGATGAAATTCATACGTATACAGGTGTATCGCAAGCCATAGTCCTGAAATTAGTAGAAATTCTCAAAATCATTGACTGCCGGATTCACATCGGAACAGCGACAATGCCATCCGTTTTGTATCATAAAATCCTTCATATTTTAGGAGATGATGTATTAGAGGTATGTTTGGAAGAGGCTGAATTAGACCAATTTGATAGGCATAGAACCCACAAATTGGCAACTTTTGAAGATTCTCAAGGTGTAATTTTTGATGCAATTCAAAAAAGCGAGAAGGTTCTTGTAGTGTTAAATCAGGTAGAAAAATCTCAAGTTGTATATGATTCTTTGAAAAAAATCTATCCAAATATTCCGATTCTATTATTACATAGTCGATTTCGACGGGGAGATAGAAACGATAAAGAAAGACAATTAATTGGGCTTGATGATTTTGGCGAACCCACCGGCGAATTTAATACCTCAAATGAAGCATGTATCGTAGTATCGACCCAAATTGTAGAAGTGAGTCTTGACATTAGTTTTGATGTGATGGTTACAGAAACCGCACCGCTTGATGCAATGGTTCAGCGATTTGGAAGAGTCAATCGAAAAAGGACGCTTGATACTATCGGTAAAATTAAAAACGTATATATAATTGCCCCTCCTGAAGGCAAAAAAGAAGCAAGACCTTATGACCCTGATATTTTACAAAAGTCTTTTAATGCGCTATCTGACAATGAAGTCCTGAAAGAGAGGGATTTACAAAATAAAATTGATACTGTATTTACAGAAATAGACTTTCTTAATATTGAAGAACACTCAAAATTTAAGAGCGATGGGCGAATTACCATTGACAAGTTAACCCACGTAAGTAAATCTATTCTATTTGAGTTGCTTGATATTGACTCCGTTGCGTGCATTAGAGAAGCCGACCAAGAAGAATATGAAACCTCGTATTTTGAGCGAAGACTCGAATTGGAAATTCCTGTCCGATATTTTTCAGTACACAAAATGAATCAGTCTGAAAAAGGCAACAAACCTTTTATTATTCCTGACAAGGCCTATGATATGGAAAAAGGGTTAATGCTCAAAAGTATAAAAGAAGAAAACTTGGATTCAAAATATCAATTACTATGA